From the genome of Anopheles merus strain MAF chromosome X, AmerM5.1, whole genome shotgun sequence, one region includes:
- the LOC121599535 gene encoding uncharacterized protein LOC121599535 isoform X1, with protein sequence MEYVFDVFFEECFDKMERSGLSSRAGRRDIISHLNSVISGCIQGRQTATTQLAVGLAVTSAIDYHNRMKGDNYEVCLMGKYHNVLYIALRITWDWGLEDSAIVRNLLDEIFKCEKTFERLFLGALFGCNAPHFIAGWKSDFNDQDENLRAVVFFLHHSAKARAIYPTYSYAYQRLRQTKFIDVPIESCGKASPLRVALQASAPDVVLILLRHGANPCPDDGGASPVLSLLEKLAECENRCYPFQLVSCLKLLLRTVRMVELPYKPHLYAVRKEMFHAKYEALLEDGLLPPDQVYGVPTLKHTCRCLVRDVLRDNFQLPGGVLKLPLPRKMQKYIDLLD encoded by the exons ATGGAGTACGTGTTCGACGTGTTCTTCGAGGAGTGCTTCGACAAGATGGAGCGCAGCGGGCTGTCATCGCGGGCCGGCCGGCGCGACATCATCAGCCACCTGAACTCGGTCATCTCCGGCTGCATCCAGGGTCGGCAGACGGCCACGACCCAGCTGGCAGTGGGGCTGGCCGTCACGTCCGCCATCGACTACCACAACCGGATGAAGGGCGACAACTACGAGGTGTGCCTGATGGGCAAGTATCACAACGTGCTGTACATAGCGCTCCGCATCACCTGGGACTGGGGGCTGGAGGATTCAGCCATCGTGCGAAATCTGCTCG ATGAAATCTTCAAGTGTGAAAAGACGTTCGAGCGGCTGTTTCTGGGCGCACTGTTCGGCTGCAATGCGCCCCACTTCATCGCCGGCTGGAAGAGCGACTTCAACGATCAGGACGAGAACCTGCGTGCGGTCGTGTTCTTCCTGCACCATTCGGCGAAGGCGCGTGCCATCTATCCGACCTACTCGTACGCTTACCAGCGGCTGCGCCAGACCAA ATTCATCGACGTGCCGATCGAGTCGTGCGGCAAGGCGTCGCCGCTACGCGTCGCCCTGCAAGCATCGGCACCAGACGTCGTGCTGATACTGCTGCGGCACGGTGCCAACCCCTGCCCGGACGATGGTGGCGCCAGCCCGGTGCTGAGTCTGCTGGAAAAGCTGGCCGAGTGCGAAAACCGCTGCTACCCGTTCCAGCTGGTGTCGTGtctgaagctgctgctccgcaCGGTTCGCATGGTGGAGCTGCCGTACAAGCCGCACCTGTACGCGGTCCGCAAGGAGATGTTCCACGCGAAGTACGAGGCGCTGCTAGAGGACGGACTGCTGCCACCGGACCAGGTGTACGGTGTGCCGACGCTGAAGCACACCTGCCGCTGCCTGGTGCGGGACGTGCTGCGCGACAACTTCCAGCTGCCGGGCGGTGTGTTGAAGCTGCCGCTGCCCCGCAAAATGCAGAAATATATCGATTTGCTCGACTGA
- the LOC121599492 gene encoding guanylate cyclase soluble subunit beta-1: protein MYGFVNYALELLVLKNFGLNIWEQIKKKAQVNMEGQFLVRQIYEDDITYNLIEAAVDILNIPAGDILELFGKTFFEFCQDSGYDKILQVLGATPRDFLQNLDALHDHLGTLYPGMRAPSFRCTETNGQLVLHYYSERPGLEHIVIGIVKAVASKLHGVDVEIKIIRRKGDPVEPEAKKATAEPLVANTAAAAAATPKARHSIPEVVKSVPITSLDPAVPELANLGLCKRILASKTYGESYFSNRLNNLATSKSNSALKQPTDTSASSHGNKLSISSSQNGSNSIPLCGEVSKASKDTNTNCDSSSSSSSSGGPARNGPEWQQKGPKGPGTTAVERSDHFQFLITEISGPKTPTRRSDEKDQQAVCQLVAKEPMISPMTFCKIFPFHLMFDRNMHIVQAGRSVSRVIPRIYEKNCPLLALFEAVRPHLQLSFENILAHINTIYVLKTKAGVMSKSERYLRLKGQMMYIPGSDLILFQCYPSVMNLDDLTKKGLHISDIPLHDASRDLVLLSEKFEAEYKLTTNLEILTDRLQQTYRDLESEKQKTDRLLYSVLPKTVANELRHQRPVAPKRYDSVTLMFSGIVGFGQYCAANTDPEGAMKIVKMLNELYTIFDELTDSKSNSNIYKVETVGDKYMAVSGLPDECENHAKCIARLALDMLDMAKNVMMGTEAMKITIGIHSGEVVTGVIGNRMPRYCLFGNTVNLTSRTETTGVPGHINISETTYKLLCDPVNHDPSFNLEYRGPVVMKGKPEPMDCWFLTRKGTPATK from the exons ATG TACGGATTCGTGAACTACGCGCTGGAGCTGCTAGTTTTAAAAAACTTCGGTCTAAACATATGGGAACAAATAAA GAAAAAGGCGCAGGTAAATATGGAGGGCCAGTTTCTGGTGCGCCAGATCTACGAGGACGACATAACGTACAATCTGATAGAGGCGGCCGTGGATATACTCA ACATACCCGCCGGCGACATACTGGAGCTGTTCGGCAAGACGTTCTTCGAGTTCTGCCAGGACTCGGGCTACGACAAGATCCTGCAGGTGCTCGGGGCGACGCCGCGCGACTTCCTGCAGAACCTGGACGCGCTGCACGACCATCTCGGCACGCTCTATCCGGGCATGCGGGCACCGTCGTTCCGCTGCACCGAGACGAACGGCCAGCTCGTCCTGCACTACTACTCCGAGCGGCCCGGGCTGGAGCACATCGTGATCGGGATCGTGAAGGCGGTCGCCTCCAAGCTGCACGGTGTGGACGTTGAGATCAAAATCATACGCCGCAAGGGCGACCCGGTCGAGCCGGAGGCGAAAAAAGCGACCGCAGAACCGCTGGTCGCTaacaccgccgccgccgccgccgccacacCGAAAGCCCGCCACTCGATCCCGGAGGTGGTGAAATCAGTTCCTATCACGTCCCTCGACCCGGCCGTGCCGGAACTGGCCAACCTGGGACTGTGCAAGCGAATTCTAGCCTCGAAAACGTACGGTGAATCTTATTTTTCGAATAGACTTAATA ATCTAGCCACCTCGAAGAGCAACTCCGCGCTCAAGCAACCTACCGACACATCGGCGTCCAGTCATGGCAATAAACTTAGCATAAGCAGTAGTCAAAACGGAAGCAATAGTATACCGCTCTGCGGCGAGGTTAGCAAAGCTAGTAAAGACACCAATACCAATTgtgatagcagcagcagcagcagcagcagcggtggcCCGGCGCGCAACGGCCCCGAATGGCAGCAGAAGGGGCCGAAGGGGCCGGGCACCACCGCCGTCGAGCGGTCGGACCACTTTCAGTTTCTCATCACCGAAATCTCCGGCCCGAAGACGCCGACGCGCCGCTCGGACGAGAAGGATCAGCAGGCGGTCTGCCAGCTGGTGGCTAAAG AACCGATGATCTCGCCGATGACGTTTTGCAAAATCTTTCCGTTCCATCTGATGTTCGACCGGAACATGCACATCGTGCAGGCGGGCCGATCGGTTTCACGGGTAATTCCCAG AATTTACGAGAAAAACTGCCCACTGCTGGCACTCTTCGAAGCGGTGCGGCCCCATCTACAGCTGAGCTTTGAAAACATTCTGGCGCATATTAACACAATCTACGTCCTGAAGACGAAGGCGGGCGTTATGTCCAAGAGCGAGAGATATCTAAGACTGAAG GGACAAATGATGTACATTCCGGGATCGGATCTGATACTATTCCAATGTTACCCGAGCGTGATGAATCTCGACGATCTAACCAA GAAGGGTCTGCACATCTCCGACATCCCGCTGCACGATGCCTCCCGCGATCTGGTGCTGCTGAGCGAGAAGTTCGAGGCGGAGTACAAGCTGACCACCAACCTGGAGATACTGACCGACCGGCTGCAGCAGACGTACCGCGATCTCGAGAGCGAGAAGCAGAAGACGGACCGGCTGCTCTACTCCGTCCTGCCGAAGACGGTCGCGAACGAGCTGCGACACCAGCGGCCGGTCGCGCCGAAGCGGTACGACTCGGTGACGCTCATGTTTTCCGGCATCGTCGGGTTCGGCCAGTACTGTGCGGCGAACACGGACCCGGAGGGTGCGATGAAGATCGTGAAGATGCTGAACGAGCTGTACACGATCTTCGACGAGCTGACCGACTCGAAGAGCAACTCGAACATCTACAAGGTGGAGACGGTCGGTGACAAGTATATGGCGGTGTCGGGGCTGCCGGACGAATGCGAAAACCACGCGAAGTGCATTGCGCGGCTCGCACTGGACATGCTCGATATGGCGAAGAACGTCATGATGGGCACGGAGGCGATG AAAATCACCATCGGCATCCATTCGGGCGAGGTCGTGACCGGTGTGATCGGCAACCGGATGCCGCGCTACTGCCTGTTCGGCAACACGGTCAACCTGACGAGCCGAACGGAGACTACCGGCGTCCCGGGACACATCAACATCAGCGAAACCACGTACAA GCTGCTCTGCGATCCCGTCAATCACGATCCCTCGTTTAATCTGGAGTACCGCGGACCGGTAGTGATGAAGGGTAAGCCTGAACCGATGGACTGCTGGTTTCTAACACGCAAGGGCACACCGGCCACTAAATAA
- the LOC121589303 gene encoding uncharacterized protein LOC121589303, whose protein sequence is MEQLPEDPPLMRCLSRKRWTLGKFVTTRFYPVAVVVGPHTSIATQVMLHTGEVVGTPFACLRELLPPTDVNCNVANGKCVIVIHGRLKGMFGRVIGSFASRLIVRNCHGSAPVKARRCTNIETFLFTVNCANVLKQCDGSHAAIKTLARKLFPLPTPLPIIPEESESSDDEEEDDSEIVSSNTQDDEQEEQDDDNDDGETCSCQGNCSVM, encoded by the exons ATGGAGCAGCTACCGGAAGATCCGCCATTGATGCGCTGCCTGTCCCGCAAACGCTGGACCCTCGGGAAGTTCGTGACAACCCGGTTTTACCCGGTCGCGGTCGTGGTGGGGCCGCACACCAGCATCGCCACCCAGGTGATGCTGCACACCGGGGAGGTGGTGGGCACACCGTTCGCCTGCTTGCGCGAGCTGCTGCCGCCAACGGATGTGAATTGCAATGTGGCCAACGGCAAGTGTGTGATTGTCATCCATGGACGCCTGAAAGGGATGTTCGGGCGGGTGATTGGGTCCTTTGCAAGCCGGCTGATCgtgcgcaactgccacgggtCGGCACCGGTGAAGGCCAGGCGCTGTACGAACATCGAAACGTTCCTCTTTACCGTCAACTGTGCGAACGTGCTGAAGCAGTGCGACGGATCGCACGCCGCCATCAAGACGTTGGCCCGCAAATTATTTCCACTGCCAACACCGCTGCCCATCATCCCGGAGGAATCGGAGTCGAGTgatgatgaggaggaggacgattcCGAAATCGTATCAAGCAACACCCAAGACGACGAACAGGAAGAACAGgatgacgacaacgacgacggtgAAACCTGTTCCTGCCAG GGCAATTGCTCA GTAATGTAA
- the LOC121599535 gene encoding uncharacterized protein LOC121599535 isoform X2 has translation MEYVFDVFFEECFDKMERSGLSSRAGRRDIISHLNSVISGCIQGRQTATTQLAVGLAVTSAIDYHNRMKGDNYEVCLMDEIFKCEKTFERLFLGALFGCNAPHFIAGWKSDFNDQDENLRAVVFFLHHSAKARAIYPTYSYAYQRLRQTKFIDVPIESCGKASPLRVALQASAPDVVLILLRHGANPCPDDGGASPVLSLLEKLAECENRCYPFQLVSCLKLLLRTVRMVELPYKPHLYAVRKEMFHAKYEALLEDGLLPPDQVYGVPTLKHTCRCLVRDVLRDNFQLPGGVLKLPLPRKMQKYIDLLD, from the exons ATGGAGTACGTGTTCGACGTGTTCTTCGAGGAGTGCTTCGACAAGATGGAGCGCAGCGGGCTGTCATCGCGGGCCGGCCGGCGCGACATCATCAGCCACCTGAACTCGGTCATCTCCGGCTGCATCCAGGGTCGGCAGACGGCCACGACCCAGCTGGCAGTGGGGCTGGCCGTCACGTCCGCCATCGACTACCACAACCGGATGAAGGGCGACAACTACGAGGTGTGCCTGATGG ATGAAATCTTCAAGTGTGAAAAGACGTTCGAGCGGCTGTTTCTGGGCGCACTGTTCGGCTGCAATGCGCCCCACTTCATCGCCGGCTGGAAGAGCGACTTCAACGATCAGGACGAGAACCTGCGTGCGGTCGTGTTCTTCCTGCACCATTCGGCGAAGGCGCGTGCCATCTATCCGACCTACTCGTACGCTTACCAGCGGCTGCGCCAGACCAA ATTCATCGACGTGCCGATCGAGTCGTGCGGCAAGGCGTCGCCGCTACGCGTCGCCCTGCAAGCATCGGCACCAGACGTCGTGCTGATACTGCTGCGGCACGGTGCCAACCCCTGCCCGGACGATGGTGGCGCCAGCCCGGTGCTGAGTCTGCTGGAAAAGCTGGCCGAGTGCGAAAACCGCTGCTACCCGTTCCAGCTGGTGTCGTGtctgaagctgctgctccgcaCGGTTCGCATGGTGGAGCTGCCGTACAAGCCGCACCTGTACGCGGTCCGCAAGGAGATGTTCCACGCGAAGTACGAGGCGCTGCTAGAGGACGGACTGCTGCCACCGGACCAGGTGTACGGTGTGCCGACGCTGAAGCACACCTGCCGCTGCCTGGTGCGGGACGTGCTGCGCGACAACTTCCAGCTGCCGGGCGGTGTGTTGAAGCTGCCGCTGCCCCGCAAAATGCAGAAATATATCGATTTGCTCGACTGA
- the LOC121599516 gene encoding pancreatic triacylglycerol lipase-like yields MEISNTTGFLLQTILWMANHEYNNSLINVIHNQTLSADSNKTSGEFSLAEDVRCYGVYGCFPITPPWIDEKRPVAYHPQSPATVDVRYPVFIKPNTDHPKFIDINDPASVRHLGINPKGRIYFITHGYIESGDRPWIRQMVNALIENDPDRTASCVVIDWRKASNPPYTQTCANIRLIGAITAHVIYLLYEELNMKNLDKVHLLGHSLGSHLCGYAGYHLQKDFGLKLGRITGLDPAEPLFSDTDPLVRLDRSDAKFVDVIHSDGSEWVSKGGLGMYQPIGHVDFYPNGGYNQPGCSDPMNKFIRKHDDSFFWGFQEFFGCNHLRCHQFLTDSILHRCPFVGIGCESYAQFLRGECFECDRDGHYCVEFGLKAQESYSRLIENGVIKDPNAPLSVYMITGAEPPYCRSHFRITMSVSDEEESLIHGGEIGKMSFELHGEGGVRSGKMDFSKDPVYFEPGGNYSAIMAGSHVAKLLKVMLTWEYRTNPLNPLTWRLLVVPRVYVQRIRIQLMEQRTSVVVCPLNDAPVRADQENEFKSEYCRS; encoded by the exons ATGGAGATAAGCAACACCACCGGGTTTCTGCTGCAGACCATCCTCTGGATGGCAAACCATGAGTACAACAACTCGCTGATCAATGTGATACACAATCAAACGCTCAGTGCGGATAGCAACAAGACGAGTG GTGAGTTCTCACTGGCGGAAGACGTGCGCTGCTACGGTGTGTACGGCTGCTTCCCGATTACGCCGCCCTGGATCGACGAGAAGCGCCCCGTCGCGTACCATCCGCAGTCGCCGGCGACGGTGGACGTGCGGTATCCGGTGTTTATCAAGCCGAACACCGATCATCCGAAGTTTATCGACATCAACGATCCGGCCAGCGTGCGGCATCTCGGCATCAATCCCAAGGGGCGCATCTACTTCATCACGCACGGCTACATCGAGTCGGGTGATCGACCATGG ATCCGGCAGATGGTGAACGCACTGATCGAGAACGATCCGGACCGGACGGCCAGCTGCGTCGTGATCGACTGGCGCAAGGCGTCGAACCCACCGTACACGCAAACCTGCGCCAACATTCGGCTGATCGGGGCCATCACGGCGCACGTGATCTACTTGCTCTAT GAGGAGCTGAACATGAAGAACCTGGACAAGGTGCACCTGCTGGGCCACTCGCTCGGGTCGCACCTGTGCGGGTACGCCGGGTACCATCTGCAGAAGGACTTCGGGCTAAAGCTGGGCCGCATTACCGGGCTCGATCCGGCCGAGCCACTGTTCTCCGATACGGATCCGCTGGTGCGGCTCGACCGCAGCGACGCCAAGTTCGTGGACGTGATCCACTCGGACGGTTCGGAGTGGGTGAGCAAGGGTGGGCTGGGGATGTATCAGCCTATCGGGCACGTCGACTTCTACCCGAACGGGGGGTACAATCAGCCCGGCTGCAGCGATCCGATGAACAAGTTCATCCGCAAGCACGACGACTCGTTCTTCTGGGGCTTTCAGGAGTTCTTCGGCTGCAACCATCTGCGGTGCCACCAGTTCCTGACGGACAGCATACTGCACCGGTGCCCGTTCGTGGGCATCGGGTGCGAATCGTACGCACAGTTTCTGCGCGGCGAATGCTTCGAGTGCGACCGGGACGGGCACTACTGCGTCGAGTTTGGGCTGAAGGCACAGGAAAGCTACAGCCGGCTGATCGAGAACGGTGTGATAAAGGATCCGAACGCTCCGctgagtgtttacatgattacGGGCGCTGAGCCACCGTACTGCC GATCGCACTTCCGCATCACGATGAGCGTTTCCGACGAGGAGGAGAGCCTCATACACGGGGGCGAGATTGGCAAGATGTCGTTCGAGCTGCACGGCGAGGGCGGCGTGCGGTCGGGCAAGATGGACTTCTCCAAGGATCCGGTGtacttcgagccgggcggtaACTACTCCGCCATCATGGCCGGGTCGCACGTCGCCAAGCTGCTGAAGGTGATGCTGACCTGGGAGTATCGGACGAATCCGCTCAACCCGCTCACCTGGCGCCTGCTGGTGGTGCCGCGCGTGTACGTGCAGCGCATTCGCATCCAGCTGATGGAGCAGCGCACCAGCGTGGTGGTGTGTCCGCTGAACGATGCACCGGTCCGGGCCGATCAGGAGAATGAGTTCAAGAGTGAGTACTGCCGGTCCTGA